The proteins below are encoded in one region of Centropristis striata isolate RG_2023a ecotype Rhode Island chromosome 12, C.striata_1.0, whole genome shotgun sequence:
- the maea gene encoding E3 ubiquitin-protein transferase MAEA isoform X1, translating into MVVAELEKTLSSFPVVDSVVSLLDGVVEKLSALKRKAAESIQAEDESAKLCKRRIEHLKEHSSDQPASVNLWKKKRMDRMMVEHLLRCGYYNTAVKLAKQSGIEDLVNIEMFLTAKEVEESLERQETATCLAWCHDNKSRLRKMKSCLEFSLRIQEFIELIRQNKRMDAVRHARKHFSQAEGGQLDEVRQVMGMLAFPSDTHISPYKDLLDPARWKMLIQQFRYDNYRLHQLGNNSVFTITLQAGLSAIKTPQCYKEDGTSKNPDCPVCSKSLNKLAQPLPMAHCANSRLVCKISGEVMNENNPPMMLPNGYVYGYNSLLSIRQDDKVVCPRTKEVFNFSQAEKVYIM; encoded by the exons ATGGTTGTTGCGGAGCTAGAGAAGACGCTGAGCAGCTTCCCAGTGGTCGACTCTGTGGTGTCactgctggatggtgtggtggaGAAACTCAGCGCCCTGAAGAGGAAG GCCGCAGAGTCCATCCAAGCAGAGGATGAGAGTGCCAAGCTGTGCAAGCGGCGCATTGAACACTTGAAGGAGCACAGCAGTGACCAGCCGGCCTCAGTCAACCTGTGGAAGAAGAAACGCATGGACCGGATGATGGTGGAGCATCTGCTGCGCTGCGGCTACTACAACACAGCTGTCAAACTGGCCAAACAGAGCGGTATAGAG GACCTGGTCAACATTGAGATGTTCCTTACTGCtaaggaggtggaggagtctCTGGAGAGGCAGGAAACGGCCACTTGCCTTGCCTGGTGCCATGACAATAAGTCCCGCCTCCGCAAGATGAAG AGTTGTCTTGAGTTCAGTCTGAGAATCCAGGAGTTCATTGAGCTCATCAGACAAAACAAACGCATGGATGCAGTCAG ACATGCAAGGAAGCATTTCAGCCAAGCGGAGGGTGGACAACTGGATGAGGTTCGGCAGGTGATGGGCATGTTGGCCTTCCCATCAGATACACATATCTCCCCATACAAG gATCTTTTGGATCCAGCTCGCTGGAAGATGCTGATCCAGCAGTTCCGATATGACAACTACAGACTGCACCAGCTGGGAAACAATTCTGTCTTCACTATCACCCTACAGGCTGGACTGTCTGCCATCAAGACACC TCAGTGCTACAAGGAGGATGGTACCTCTAAGAACCCAGACTGCCCAGTTTGCAGTAAATCCCTCAACAAGTTGGCCCAGCCTCTTCCGATGGCCCATTGCGCCAACTCCAGACTAGTCTGTAAGATCTCTGGAGAGGTCATGAATGAAAACAACCCACCAATGATGCTGCCTAATGGATATGTCTACGGCTACAAT